Genomic DNA from Haloplanus aerogenes:
GAGTTCCATGTCGCCGAGGACGGCCCGCAGGGTGGTCTGGGCGAGGTTCGACACCGCCATCTTGTAGTTGTCCACTTCGAGGAACGCCTTCCGGGCGTCCATCACCTTGATGTAGACGACGGCGTCGGCGGTGACCGGGGAGTTGTCGCGCGTGATCGCCTCCTGACGCGGCACGTCGAGTGTCTGTGTCCGCATGTCGAAGGCGTACGTCCGCGAGACGAACGGTGGAATGAACGTGATGCCCGGTTCGAGCAGGCGGCGGTACTCTCCGAAGACCGTCAGCGCCTTCTTCTCGTAGGCGTCCACGATCTCGACCATCTGGTACACCGTGACGATGGCGAGGATGAGGACGAGGATGCCGACGATCAGCGGTCCGAGGCCGAGTCCGAGTTGGAGAACGGGGGCCATAGCGGAGGTTAGGGAGTAGTTGGCAAAAGGGTTCTCCCGCCGTCGAAGAATCCCTTACTCGTCGACTTCTTCGACCCGCTTGCCCGTCGCCTGCGGAATGACCCGTCGATCCGCGTCTTCCCACTCTCGGTCGAGTTCCGTACCGTCGAACAGCCGATCCAGAAACACCGCCAGCGCCGCCACCTCGGAGTGGGGCTGGTTCGTCACGCCCACGTTCCAGTCGGCGCGGTCGTACACCTCGAAGTCGACCTTCCCGGCGCCGACGACGAGGAGGAGCGGCTGGGATCGGTGGTGCTCGCGGATCGTCGGCGTCACCTCCTCGACCGGTTCGCCGTACATCGTGAGGTGGACGACGGTGCCCGCCCAGTCGCGCAGAAGGGGACGGTAGGAGTCGGTGACGGTCACGTCGAACGGCCCGCCGAAGCGGTCGGTGATGTCGTCGACGGTCTCCTGGGCCTGCGTGGCCTCGCCGACGAGAACCGCCCGGTCGGCACCGAGCGCCCGCGCCGTCAGGGCGACGTGTGTCGTCATGCGGTCGTCGCGGCCGGGGCGATGCCCGAGTCGCAACACGACGACCTCCGGGGTGTCTTGCATGGGTGGGGAGAGACGGCCGAGGAGGTAACGGCTTTCGGAACCCGACCGGAAGGCACTTGCGCGGGCCAGCGGATGGATCGGTATGAACCTCACCGACCGGCGAGTGGTGATCACCGGCGGCGCGGGCCTCGTCGGCTCCCACCTCGCGGCGTGCCTTGCCTCCGACAACGAGGTGGTCGTCGCCGACGACCTGTCGAAAGGCGAGACCGACCGCGTCCCCGACGGCGCGGACCTCGTCGTCACGGACGTGACCGATCCCGACGACGTGGCCGACGTGATCACGCCCGACGTCGATCTCGTCTGCCACCTCGCCGCCTACACCGACACCAACTACGCCGATCCCCGGCAGTTGTTCGAGGAGAACACCGAGATGACCTACAACCTCCTCGAACGCGCCGACGAGGTGGGGGTCGACGGGTTCGTCTTCACCTCCTCGTCGACCGTCTACGGCGAGGCACCGCGGCCGACGCCCGAAGATTACGCCCCCCTCGAACCCATCAGCGAGTACGGCGCGAGCAAACTCGCCGACGAGGGACTGGTGTCCACCTACGCCCACTCCCACGGGTTGCAGGCGTGGACGTTCCGCTTCGCCAACATCGTCGGCCCCCACCAGCGCGGCAACGTCGTCCCCGACTTCATCGAGAAACTGTGCGACGACCCCGAGACGCTCACCATCCTCGGTGACGGTCGGCAGGAGAAGTCCTACCTCCACGTCGAGGACTGTGTCGACGCCATCTGCCACACCGTCGAGCACGCGGACGCGACGCTGAACACGTACAACCTCGGGTCGCGGACGACCACCTCCGTCAACCGCATCGCCGACATCGTGAGCGAGGAGATGGGCCTCGATCCGACCTACGAGTACACGGGCGGCGACCGCGGGTGGACGGGCGACGTGCCGAAGATGCGCCTCTCCATCGAGAAGCTCTCGGCGCTGGGCTGGGAGCCGCCGGAATCGAGCGACGACGCCGTCCGTCGGGCGGCCCGGCAGTTGATCGACGAGATCGCATAGATACCCCTTTTACGCGTCGCGGACGAACGGCGGAGCGTGCAGATCGTCGGCTACGACGCGGGTGACAGCGGCCTCCTCGTGAGCGACGGCGCCGATGTCGAGTACGTCCCCCTCGATCCGGGGACGGACCTCTCCTACCGCCTCGACGACCGCCACTGCGCCGGCGTCCTGACCGACGACGGCCACCGCCCCTGTGACGCCGACGCCGCGCCGCACTGCGAGGCCCACACGTCGACGTGGGTCTGTGCCCGGTGTACGGGCACCTGTCTCAAAGACGAGATGGACTGCTTCGACGACCACGCCGTCTACCTCGCGACGTTCGCGCCGGATACGTTCAAAGTCGGGGTCACCAGGGAGTGGCGACTGGAGACGCGCCTCCGCGAACAGGGGGCGGACCGCGGCGCCCACGTCCGCACCGTCGAGAACGGGCGCATCGCCCGCGAAATCGAGGCCGAACTGGCGACGGCGATTCCGGATCGGGTGCGCGTCCCCGAGAAACGGTCGGGGCTCGGCCGGGCGGTCGACGATTCGGCGTGGCAGGCACTCCTCGACGACTTCGACCCCATCGAGACGTTCGACTTCGACTACGGTCTCGACCTCTCGGAGCGGCCGGTGGCGGAGACGCTGGCGACGGGGACGGTCCGCGGGACGAAGGGTCGACTGCTCGTTCTCGATCACGCCGGAAGCACCTACGCCGTCGATATGCGTGATCTCGTGGGCTACGAGGTGATCGACGGGGGGACGGATCGCCGTCTCCAGTCGAGTCTCGGCGCGTTCGGGTGAGAGGAGTTGCGGTGAGTCAGGCGGCCCGATTCCACGAGGGTGCGTCGTCGAGCGCGGGACGTACGTCGGGGAGATCCATCAGCGCCGCGCCGTAGAACCGCTCGCGGCCGATAGGCGTCCGGACGCGGATGACGACCGTCTCACCCGTCACCTGAAAGAGGGTGAGCGTCCGCGAGGAGTCCACGTGTACCCACCGGCCGAGCCGCGCCGATTCGTCGTCGTCGACGACGCGGGAGCCGAGTTCCCAGCTCAATCGGCTCAGCGGGGCGGAATCGAACGGCACGACGCCGGGGAGGGTCGTCCCGCCGTTACAACGGTCACGGGTAGCCATACCACACCTCGAAACTGTCCGTAAAAAACGTCTCCGATTCGGCGGTCACTCCGGAGACGACAACCCTTTTCGGCGTGGGTTGCGAACCGGATTCCATGGCAGACGACGACACCGGCGACGACGCTCCGGCAGAGGGCGGCGAGGAAGCCGAATCCGAAGGCGAGAGCGGCGGCGAGGAGAAATCCTTCCGCGAGCGCGTGGAGGAAATCCGCGAGCGCCGTGCCGAGGAGCGCGAGGAGGGCGAGCGCCCCGACCCCGAGGAGATGATGGGTGGCGAGGGCGGCAACCCCTTCGCGCAGATGATGAGCGGCATGATGGGCGGCGGCGGTCCCGGCGGCATGGGCGGCGGCCCGCCGGGGATGGGTGGCGGCCCACCGGGGATGGGTGGCGGTCCCGGCGGCCGCGGCGAGGAGGAGTCGGTCGGCAACGAGGAACTCGTCCGCGAAGTGCGACAGCTCCGTGACGAGGTGCGCGACGTGACCCGACAGCTGCAGCGGATCGCGCAGGCGCTCGAAGACGATTAACTGAGGCGCTCGTACACGTCCGTGAGCCGGTCGACCGCCCGGTCGACACCGTGTCGCTCCCGGCGGTCGAGACACGACCTTCTGAGCTCGTCGCGTTCGGCGAGCGTCCGCCGTATCGACTGCCGGAGTGACGCGACGTCTCCGGTTTCGAAGTGATAGCCCGTGACGCCGTCCTCGACGGTGTCGGCGAGGGCGCCGTCGTTCGCGCCGACGACCGGCGTGCCGCAGGCGTTGGCTTCGAGGGCGACCAGCCCCTGCGTCTCGACCGGACTCGGGAAGACGAAGGCGTCGAGCGCGCTGTAGAAGGCGGGCAGTTCCTCGCGGTCGAGGAAGCCGAGAAAGCGGGCGTCGACGCCCCGCTCGACCGCTCGCTGCTCCAACTCCGAGCGGGCGGGGCCGTCGCCGCCGAAGACGACCGTCGCGTCGAGTTCCGCCGCGGCGTCGACGAGGTCACCGAGGCGTTTCTCGTAGCCGTGGCGGCCGGTGTAGCCGATCAGCGTGTCGGCGTCGTCGAGGCCGTGGCGGGCGCGGAAGGCTTCGGCGTCGACCGGCCGGAATCGTTCGGTGTCGATGCCGTTCGGAATGACGGTCACGGGCGTCTCGACGCCTACCTCGTCGGTGAGGTGGGCGGCGGTGGCGTCGCTCGGCGCGAGAATGGCGTCCGCGCGGTCGAGGAACCACCGCTCGTAGCGCTCGCTCCCGCGCTCGAGGAGGGTTTCGACGGCGTCGCCGGGGGCCACGTAGTCGGCGTACTCCGCGGTCGGCGTGTGGTAGGAAGCGACGAAGGGGCAGTCGCGCGTTCGCGCCAGCCGCAGTCCCGCGAGGCCGACGGCGAAGGGCGTGTGGGCGTGGACGATATCCACGTCTCGGACGCGACGGGGAATCCAGGGGATACCGATCCGGAAGCCGGGGTAGAACGGGAAGGGGAGGCTCCGGACCGGATACTCGCCGACGCGGGCGGCGTAGCCGTCGGTGCGGGGGTAGACCACGTCCATCCGGCCGCCGCGGTCGGCCCAGCAGTCGCGCCACGCTTTGACGGTGTAGGTGACGCCGTTGACGGTGGGGAGATAGGTGTCGGTGAAGACGGCGACCGAACGCATTGCCGGCGATTCGACGAGGAGGGGTTAATGGCTTGTGACTTCGTTTCGGACGCGCCGATACGCGTCGACGAGTTTCTCGCCCACTCGCCCCAGCGAGTGTTCTCCCGCCGTCTCTTTCGCGTTCTCGCCGAGACGCTGGCGCAGGTCCGGATCGGCGGCCAGCCGATCCAGCGCCTCGCGGAACTCCGCCCGCGTCTCACACTTCAGACAGTCGTGACCGTGGGTGTAGAACTCCTCGAAGACGGGGATATCGCGGAGGACGACGGGTTTCCCGCAGGCCATCGCCTCCAGCACCGCGATGCCCTGATTCTCCGCCTTGGTGGGGAAACAGTACACGTCGCCGGCGGCGAAGGCGCCGCGTTTGTCGTCGACCCAGCCGGTGAAGGTGACGTTCGCGGGCGGGTCCTGCGTCCAGCGACGCACCGTCTCGGAGGCCTGCGGCCCCGTGTCGTAGGGGCCGAACCACGCGAACTCGTAGTCGGTCTCCTCCGCGAGGCGGCAGAACGTGGTGAGGCCTTTGCGCTCGAACACGTTGCCGACGGAGAACACGACGAGGCCGTCGAGATCGAACCGCTCGCGGTACTCTTCGCGCAGATCCTCGAACCCCGCCAGCGACGCGGTGTCGACGCCGTTGGTGATCGGCTGGATCGGCGCCTCGACGGGGTAGGATTCGAGCGTGCGCTTCGTGTACGCGCTCGGACAGAGGACGAGGTCGGCCTGCGAGTAGAACCAGCGGAGATACCGACGGAGCGGCCCGGCGAGGTGGGTCGATCCGCGGAAACTCTCGGCGAAGTCCTCGGCCGTGACGTGGGCGTGGAGAACGAGCGGCGTGTCCGTCCGCTTGGCGTGGCGGGCCACCGCGAGGGTCCCCGGGCCGATCATGTTGCAGTGGGCGACGTCGTACTCGCGGAAGGCGCTCCGTCCGCGGAGGGCGTCGACGGCCGCCCAGTGCGGCTCGCCGCCCCGCCACGGCGACGTGAGCACGGATACGTCGGTCGTCGCCAGCGCGGCGCGCTGCTGGTCGGCGGCGGTGCCGATGCCGCTCCGATCGAGCCGACTCTCCAGTTCGAGGTAGTTCAACACCCGCACGGGCGGCGATTGACCGGTGACGCTCTTGACGCTACCGATAGCGTCTCCGTCCGGTCGCGGCACGCGCCACGACACGGTGTCGGAAGGCCTTTGCCACCCCGCGGCCCCGATTCGCGTATGGGCATCGCCGCGGAGCGCATCGAGCGACTGGAAGCGCTCGCCCGCGACGCCGTCGACGAGGGGCACGAGGACCGCGCTCGGGAGTACGTCCGCCTCGCCCGCCGAATCGCCGAGCGAAATCGGCTCACGCTCCCCCGCACCTTCCGCCGGTTTACCTGCGACGCCTGTGACGCCTACCTGCGACCGGGACGGAACGCCCGCGTCCGACTGCAGGACGGCCACGTCGTCGTCCGCTGTGACTGCGGCGAAATCGCCAGATATCCGTACGAGTGACTGCCGGGGGACGCCTCGCGAACCGCTTCTCCGCTCCGCCACACTTATTATAAACTTTCAAACCGATTCGGCGCAAGGAACATCTATGGATACGCAAGCGCTTCGCAAGCGGGCCCACGACCTCGACGTGACGGTCTGGGTCGGCAAGAGCGGGGTGGACGCAGTCGTCGGCGAGTGTGACGACCAGTTGAAAGATCGCGAGCTGGTGAAGGTCAAGTTCCTGCGCTCGGCCCGCGGCGGAACGGACGTGGAGTCGCTGGCGGCTGATCTGGCCGAGCGGGTGGACGCGCAGGTGGTCGAGACTCGCGGCAATACGGGCGTTCTTTACCGATGAGTGGCATTCCGATCCAGACTGGCGGGACCGGGAGCGACGCCCAGGCCCAGAGCGGCGCCCTCGCGCAATTTCTCGCGAACAACGGCGTGCCGTACGCCGACGCCATCGGCTCGGCCATCTCCTTCTTCGTCGCCTTGCTGGCCGTCTACATCGTCGGCCGGGCGGTCATCATCCCACTCATCGACCGGGTGATGGACGCCCGTGGGCTGGAGGTTCACGCCCGGAATCCCCTGCGGAAACTCACGCTGGCTATCATCGTCTTCGTCGCCATCGCCGTCGCGTTCGGTTTCGCCGGCTACGGTAGCTTCCTGCAGTCGCTCGCCACCGTCGCCGCGGCGGCGACGCTCGCCATCGGGTTCGCCCTGCAGAACGTCATCGCCAACTTCGTCGCCGGCATCTTCATCTTCACCGACAAGCCGTTCAAGATCGGTGACTGGATCGAGTGGGACGGCAACTCGGGCATCGTCGAGGATATCAGCTTCCGCGTGACGCGGGTGCGCACCTTCGACAACGAACTCCTGACCGTTCCCAACTCCGAACTCACCGACGGCGTGATCAAAAACCCCGTCGCGAAACAACAGCTCCGCCTGCAGGCCCCCTTCGGCATCGGCTACGACGACGACATCGAGCGGGCGAACGAGATCATTCTGGAGGAGGCCCACGCCCACCCGGAGATTCTCGACGACCCCGCGCCGTCCGTCCGCCTGGCCGAACTCGGTGACTCGTCGGTCGTGCTCAAATCCCGTGTCTGGATCGACGATCCGAGCCGCTCGGACTTCGTCAAGACGCGCGGGGAGTACGTCACCTCGGTGAAAGAACGGTTCGACGAGGAGGACATCAACATCCCCTATCCGAACCGCACGCTGGGCGGGTCGCTGGATATCAGCGGCGTCACGGCCGAAGACGTCGTCGAGGGCTAGAGTTCGATCCGTTCGACCAGCCCGCTCTCCTCTTTCGTGTTGACTGCGACGATGCGGACGTACTCTTCCAGCATCGAGTCCTGCAGTTTTGCCTTCAGCAGGTTGTCGACCTGGTAGACGCCGGCGGCGTTCACCATCTCGATTTCGACGAGGACGGGGGCGTCCCCGCCCTCCTCTAACGTGACGTTGCGGATCGCCTGACTCGACAGGGTGTTGATGCCGCGACCCCCCTTCTCGTAGGGGATGCGCGAGCGCCCACGCTCCATATCGAGGGCGTCGGCGACGCGGATGACACCCGCCTCGCGAGTCAGCGGGTCCTCCTCCGTGTGGTGACAGAGGATGGCGTGGAGCGTCTCGGCTTTCACCCGCACTGCCTCGGGCGTGTCGTACCACTCCGCGAGAAGGCGGTCGAGGATGTCCGACGCCAGCGGAATCGAGTAGTAGGCGTGTTGGTCGCGGTGGACGACGTGGCCCACATCGTGGAGGGTGGCTGCGAGGGCGACGATGACCGGTTCGTCCGCTTCGTCGAGGCCCTGGTCGGCGGCGCCGTTGAAGTCCACGTCGGCGCGTTTCAGCAGTTCGTACAGGCGGAGCGCGCGGTTGCGGACGATGCTGATGTGTTTCGGGCCGTGGTCGTTGTACCCCTTGCGCTTGACGGCGTTGACGTTCTGGGCGTCGAGATACGCCTGCACCTCGGGATCTTCGAGCAGCGCCGGCAACATCCGGTTCAGCTTCTCGTCGGGGAAGGTGTGGGGGGCATCGGGGTCGTACACCCGGCCGTCGGCGGGCTCGTCAGTGCTCATACGAGCCGTTGGCCGCCGACGGGAAAAAGCCCGCTGGCTCGGGGGCGGTTTCCCCTACGCGCTGGCGTCAGCCGCCGCCTCGCGCACCGCGTCGTAGTCCGGTTCCTGTTTCGGGTTGTCCGCGATCCAGCGGTAGGTGATACGCCCGTCGCCGTCGACGACGAACACGGCGCGTTTGGCGACGCGAATCTCCCGTGGTTCCCACGACTCGCCGACGCCGTAGGCGTCGATCAGGTCCCGTCGCTCGTCGCTGATGAGTCCGAAGTTCAAGTCGTTCTGCCGACGGAACTCGTTGAGCGTGTAGGGGAGGTCGACGCTGACGCCGTACACTGTCCCGCCGACGTCCTCGAACCGCGACAGGCGGTCGCGGAACGTACACATCTCGGTCGTGCAGGTGTTGGTGAACGCCGCCGGGAAGAACGCGAGGACGATGGGCGCCTCGTCGAGGTGGTCCGACAGCGTGAACGCTTCGACGTCGCCGTTCGCGAGCGGAGCGGTGAAGTCGGGTGCCTCGTCGCCGATGTCGACCATATCCGTCGTTCGGCCGACCGCGGTATACGCTTGTGGGTTCCGGTCGATCCGTCGACGGGTGTGGCTGGACGGGCCGTCGCCCCGACCAGTGGTCGCGAACAGCAAAAAGCCTATAATTGCGAACAGGCTAGCGGGAGGTAGTGATGCAAAACGCAATCGTGCCACTGTTCCCCGGGCTGCCCGGCGGGCCGGAGTTGCTCATCGTGCTCTTCGTCCTCGTCCTGCTGTTCGGGGCGAACAAGATCCCCAAGCTGGCTCGCTCGACCGGCCAGGCCATGGGTGAGTTCAAACGCGGCCGCGAGGAAATCGAGGAGGAACTGAAGGAGGGTGCCGAGGAGTCGGGTTCGAGCACGGAGACGGCCGAGACGTCGACGAGCGAGACATCGACCACCGAGACGTCGACGACCGAACCCGAGAAATCGAGCTGAACGCGGCCGCTCCGCCGGCCGATCCTCTCTCCTCCCGCTTTTCCCCCCGGCGAGCGACAGCGACGCTCGCTCACCTCCTGTCCCGGTCCCGCACTGCGCTTCACCGGCGCCGTTCGACGACGAGGGTCACGTCCGTGCTCGCAGGCCGAGAATGACGCGCCGCTGCGGTGGCGTAGGGAGCCAGTAAAACGTGGTGCCGTCAGTTCACTGCGGCTCGCAGGGTAGCATATCCTGCGAGTAGTCCTGATCGCCAACCACAACGGCCGCACAGCCGCCGATGTGGCCGAAGTCGTAGTCACACTTGTACTCGTAGACGCCCGGTTCGGGGAAGTAGTGGGTCACCGGCTCGCCGCCGAGGTCCTCGTCCATCTCCCAGTCCGAGGCGATTTCCGGGTTCCACGCCTGCCTGCCGCTCTCGGAGGCCGAGGGATACATCGACGTGACGCTGTGTGAACTGAGGCTCTCCGTGGTCCACTTGACGACGGTCCCCGGCTCCACCTCCGCGACCATCGGGATGAACGTCTTGTTCTCGTTGCTGACCGTGAACTCCGGCGCGTCCTCCGGCGGCCCGGAGGGTGTCGGCGTGGCCGTCGCCGTCGGCTCGGGCGTCGCCGTCGGGGTCTCCGTCGCCGTCTCGGTCGCCGTCGCCTCGCCGCCGTTACCGCCCTCGCTGCCGCCACCACCGGAGCCGCCCGCACAGCCCGCGAGTGTGCCAACGAGTCCAGCAGCGGCCGCGACAATCTTCCTGCGACTGAATGTCATGGTCGGGTGTGAAAGGCGGTTAGCGATACCCCTTCAAAAAACGTTCGAGATTGCCCCGGCACATTCGTCCAATTATCACCCGTCTAGATCGGCCAACAGAATTTATATTCGTGAACTCCCTGATCCGTGCAATGGCTATCGACGACGCCGAGAGCTCCGATTCCGAGGGGTTCGACGGCGCGACCGCTCTCGGGCTAGATCACGACGCGGTCGGCCGTTCGGAGCTTCCCGCGTTGCTCGCGGCCGGGGAGGCGGCGGCGACGCGACTCGACGCTGCCGTCACGCGAGTGCAGGACGGGGCAACACCCGTCGTCAAGGATCTCTGGACTTGGGAGGACTACAAGGAGGAGTTCTACTACGACGAGAGCGGCAACCCCCCGACCGACGGCGAGGGGGAGCCGGTTCCCTTCGATCCGAGCGATGCGCTCGGCTTCGACCCCGAGAAGACGGAGAACGTGCTCTCCTTTGCCGCCGATCTCGGCGCGGAACTCGACGACGTGGTCGACGAGCGAACGGTCGACGTCGACGACGGCCTCGACGAGGACGCCTTCTTTCGGACCGAATTCGGCACCACCACAGTCACCAACCGCTACGA
This window encodes:
- a CDS encoding tRNA (cytidine(56)-2'-O)-methyltransferase — protein: MQDTPEVVVLRLGHRPGRDDRMTTHVALTARALGADRAVLVGEATQAQETVDDITDRFGGPFDVTVTDSYRPLLRDWAGTVVHLTMYGEPVEEVTPTIREHHRSQPLLLVVGAGKVDFEVYDRADWNVGVTNQPHSEVAALAVFLDRLFDGTELDREWEDADRRVIPQATGKRVEEVDE
- a CDS encoding NAD-dependent epimerase/dehydratase family protein, which produces MNLTDRRVVITGGAGLVGSHLAACLASDNEVVVADDLSKGETDRVPDGADLVVTDVTDPDDVADVITPDVDLVCHLAAYTDTNYADPRQLFEENTEMTYNLLERADEVGVDGFVFTSSSTVYGEAPRPTPEDYAPLEPISEYGASKLADEGLVSTYAHSHGLQAWTFRFANIVGPHQRGNVVPDFIEKLCDDPETLTILGDGRQEKSYLHVEDCVDAICHTVEHADATLNTYNLGSRTTTSVNRIADIVSEEMGLDPTYEYTGGDRGWTGDVPKMRLSIEKLSALGWEPPESSDDAVRRAARQLIDEIA
- a CDS encoding DUF2797 domain-containing protein; translated protein: MQIVGYDAGDSGLLVSDGADVEYVPLDPGTDLSYRLDDRHCAGVLTDDGHRPCDADAAPHCEAHTSTWVCARCTGTCLKDEMDCFDDHAVYLATFAPDTFKVGVTREWRLETRLREQGADRGAHVRTVENGRIAREIEAELATAIPDRVRVPEKRSGLGRAVDDSAWQALLDDFDPIETFDFDYGLDLSERPVAETLATGTVRGTKGRLLVLDHAGSTYAVDMRDLVGYEVIDGGTDRRLQSSLGAFG
- a CDS encoding glycosyltransferase family 4 protein; its protein translation is MRSVAVFTDTYLPTVNGVTYTVKAWRDCWADRGGRMDVVYPRTDGYAARVGEYPVRSLPFPFYPGFRIGIPWIPRRVRDVDIVHAHTPFAVGLAGLRLARTRDCPFVASYHTPTAEYADYVAPGDAVETLLERGSERYERWFLDRADAILAPSDATAAHLTDEVGVETPVTVIPNGIDTERFRPVDAEAFRARHGLDDADTLIGYTGRHGYEKRLGDLVDAAAELDATVVFGGDGPARSELEQRAVERGVDARFLGFLDREELPAFYSALDAFVFPSPVETQGLVALEANACGTPVVGANDGALADTVEDGVTGYHFETGDVASLRQSIRRTLAERDELRRSCLDRRERHGVDRAVDRLTDVYERLS
- a CDS encoding glycosyltransferase family 4 protein, with product MRVLNYLELESRLDRSGIGTAADQQRAALATTDVSVLTSPWRGGEPHWAAVDALRGRSAFREYDVAHCNMIGPGTLAVARHAKRTDTPLVLHAHVTAEDFAESFRGSTHLAGPLRRYLRWFYSQADLVLCPSAYTKRTLESYPVEAPIQPITNGVDTASLAGFEDLREEYRERFDLDGLVVFSVGNVFERKGLTTFCRLAEETDYEFAWFGPYDTGPQASETVRRWTQDPPANVTFTGWVDDKRGAFAAGDVYCFPTKAENQGIAVLEAMACGKPVVLRDIPVFEEFYTHGHDCLKCETRAEFREALDRLAADPDLRQRLGENAKETAGEHSLGRVGEKLVDAYRRVRNEVTSH
- a CDS encoding ribonuclease P protein component 4, whose amino-acid sequence is MGIAAERIERLEALARDAVDEGHEDRAREYVRLARRIAERNRLTLPRTFRRFTCDACDAYLRPGRNARVRLQDGHVVVRCDCGEIARYPYE
- a CDS encoding YhbY family RNA-binding protein, with protein sequence MDTQALRKRAHDLDVTVWVGKSGVDAVVGECDDQLKDRELVKVKFLRSARGGTDVESLAADLAERVDAQVVETRGNTGVLYR
- a CDS encoding mechanosensitive ion channel family protein, which produces MSGIPIQTGGTGSDAQAQSGALAQFLANNGVPYADAIGSAISFFVALLAVYIVGRAVIIPLIDRVMDARGLEVHARNPLRKLTLAIIVFVAIAVAFGFAGYGSFLQSLATVAAAATLAIGFALQNVIANFVAGIFIFTDKPFKIGDWIEWDGNSGIVEDISFRVTRVRTFDNELLTVPNSELTDGVIKNPVAKQQLRLQAPFGIGYDDDIERANEIILEEAHAHPEILDDPAPSVRLAELGDSSVVLKSRVWIDDPSRSDFVKTRGEYVTSVKERFDEEDINIPYPNRTLGGSLDISGVTAEDVVEG
- a CDS encoding HD domain-containing protein; the protein is MSTDEPADGRVYDPDAPHTFPDEKLNRMLPALLEDPEVQAYLDAQNVNAVKRKGYNDHGPKHISIVRNRALRLYELLKRADVDFNGAADQGLDEADEPVIVALAATLHDVGHVVHRDQHAYYSIPLASDILDRLLAEWYDTPEAVRVKAETLHAILCHHTEEDPLTREAGVIRVADALDMERGRSRIPYEKGGRGINTLSSQAIRNVTLEEGGDAPVLVEIEMVNAAGVYQVDNLLKAKLQDSMLEEYVRIVAVNTKEESGLVERIEL
- a CDS encoding redoxin domain-containing protein: MVDIGDEAPDFTAPLANGDVEAFTLSDHLDEAPIVLAFFPAAFTNTCTTEMCTFRDRLSRFEDVGGTVYGVSVDLPYTLNEFRRQNDLNFGLISDERRDLIDAYGVGESWEPREIRVAKRAVFVVDGDGRITYRWIADNPKQEPDYDAVREAAADASA
- a CDS encoding Sec-independent protein translocase subunit TatA/TatB encodes the protein MQNAIVPLFPGLPGGPELLIVLFVLVLLFGANKIPKLARSTGQAMGEFKRGREEIEEELKEGAEESGSSTETAETSTSETSTTETSTTEPEKSS
- a CDS encoding cupredoxin domain-containing protein, whose amino-acid sequence is MTFSRRKIVAAAAGLVGTLAGCAGGSGGGGSEGGNGGEATATETATETPTATPEPTATATPTPSGPPEDAPEFTVSNENKTFIPMVAEVEPGTVVKWTTESLSSHSVTSMYPSASESGRQAWNPEIASDWEMDEDLGGEPVTHYFPEPGVYEYKCDYDFGHIGGCAAVVVGDQDYSQDMLPCEPQ